GCGGCGGGCTCCGCCCACGACCCGCCGCGCAGCCGCCCGCTGCCGGGGGACCTTTTGTTCGCGCGATCGGGGGCGGGCTCGCTCGGCAAGGGCCGCATGGCGGTGCTGGACGAGGCGATCCGGGCGAACGTGGGGTGCTTCGTGGACATCCTGCGCTTCGACGGGCTCGATCCCCATTTCGCGTGGCTGTATCTCGCCTCGCGCTTCGGGCAGGGGCAGATCCGGCGCCTGATCAACGGGGTGGCCACCCCGAACCTCTCCTTCAGGGCGATAAGGAGCCTGCGGGTGCCGGTGCTGCCCCTCGAGGACCAGGAAACCCTGGGGCGGCTCTACCGCGAGGGGGTCCTGCCGCTGCACCGGGCCATGGTGCTGCCGGGCGCCGGGACGCTCCAGCGCAAGGCCGCGGAGGATGCCATGCGCGAGGCGATCGCCGAGTTCGAGGCCCGCCTCTGCCATGAATAGGTCGGAGTGATCCGCCCTCTCGCGGAGATTAGACCAGAAGCAGGTCGAACAGCTCGCGACGCCCCGGCGTGCCCTCCACGTCGGTGAACTCGCTGAGGATGAGGCCCGCCTTCGGGTGGTAGGTGTGGCTGCTCGAGCCGTTCTCGTTGACGGTCGAGAGGCGCAGGCAGCCATGGAAGCGCCCCGCCTCGACCTCCACCGGCCCCTCGACGAAGTAGAGCTGGAAGCTCACGGTGGTCTCGTCCAGCTCCTCGGTCCAGGCGCGCTCCTGGATGGGGAAGCGCCAGATCCAGTCGTGGGCCACCAGGTTTCGCTTGCCCTTGACCTCGGCCGCGACCCCTTCGGCGGTGCGGATCACGTCGTAGGTGTAGCGATCGCCCCGGGCCTCGCGCTGCTCGATGGTCGCGCGCGCCACGGCCCCCTCCTGGCCCGCGAGGACCTCGAAGGTCCCGAAGCCGCTCAGCTCCCCTTCGATCGTCTCCTTGAAGACCGCGAGGTGGCCCGGCATCATGAGGAAGTAAGAGGCGACCTCGCCCGGCGCCGCGGCCTCCCAGTCGAGCGCATGCCGCGTGGCCTCGGAACCGAGGCGCACGCGGCGCTCCGGGTCGAAGCCGCAGGCTTCGAGGGCGAAGGCGAGCAGGGCTGCTCGATCGGTGGGGACTTGAAGAGACGGTTCGCGCATGGGCGCAACTCCTTGGAGAAGAGAATCGGGTGAAATGGGCTAGAGCGTCCATGGCATGCTAACACGGCCCCTCGCGCGCGGCGCAAAGCAAGGCGTGATCCATGTCATCAATAAAACTCCGTTACAAACCGTAAAGGTTTATATCTTGTTATAACGCTTGTGACATGGTTATACTTGGAACGCTCGGTTACCCGAAGCTCCGTCCCCGGCCCATTCGCCGCCTCGTCCTCGCCCAAACCGGAGGCCACTCGTGGAAGAGACCCGCAGCACCGGCGACATCGCGCCGGCCGTCAGCGCTCGCATCACCCCGGAGGACGCGCAGTACCAGGACGTGGTGCAGCGCCTGTTCACCAGGCCCGAGGCGCCGGGCCAGGACATGCGCCAGCCCGAGGATCGAGACCCGTTCAACTTCAACCTGATCGCCAACGTGAGCCACGAGCTGCGCACGCCGCTGTCGACCATCGCCGGCTTCGGGTCCATCCTCGACGACGACAGCATCGGGTCCCTGAACCCCTTGCAGCGCGACTGCGTCCGCAAGATCCTCGAGGGCAGCGAGACCATGCTGCGGGTCGTCTCGGACCTGCTCGTGTTCTCCCAGCTCGAGGCCGACGCGTACGTCCTCCACCGGACCATGGTCGCCCCGGTCGAGACGGTCCAGGCCGCCCTCATGGCCATGCAGCCCGTCCTCGACGCCAAGCACCAGCGCCTCGAGGTCAAGCTCGACCTGCCGCTCCCTTCGCTCTACGCCGACGGCGATCGCCTGGTGCAGATCCTGAGCAACCTGCTCGACAACGCCTCGCGCTTCACCCCGTCGGGCGGCCAGATCGCCCTGCGCTGCGGCAAGGAGGGCAACGACCTGGTGATCGAGGTGACGGACCACGGCATCGGGATGGCCGACGAGCACCTGGAGCGGATCTTCGACCGCTACTACCAGATCCGCGACCAGCGCGCCAAGCGCACGGGCGGCACCGGCCTGGGCCTGGCCATCGTCAAGCGCCTGGTCGAGCTCCACGGCGGGGCGATCGCGGTCGAGAGCGCCCCGGACCGGGGCAGCCGCTTCATCGTGAATCTGCCCGTGAAGCGACCGTAACGCTTTCCAGCAAGAAGGGCCGCCTCTTGGCGGCCCTTCTTGCTGCGATGAGAATGCTTGGCTTGCGCGCTGGAGCGGGGGATCTCCCGATTTAACTTGAATCCTCTGACTTAATCCATTAAATTAGAGGTTGAAAGTTCTGAAAGGAGGTGCAAAATGTCTCCGCGCCGTCACAGCTCGGACGAGTTCCTCTCGCAAGAACCGGCACTCGACCGAGCAGCCCGAAAACCCGCAGGGCGCCGCAAAGGGCCGTTCGCAGGCCTGCCCGTCGTTTTGCAGCGGCGCCTCCAGCAAGCCATCGATGACTACCGCGAAGAGACGGATGCGGCAGAGCACCGCAAAGCGGAAATCGAGCAGGAGTTCTTCGGGCGCGCCTTCAGCCGGGAAGAACGCCTGGAACTGCGCTATGCCGCCATGATGAAAGAAGCCCGGGCCCGTGACCGTCTGTTGGAGAGCGCCTGGAACACCCGAAAGGTCCAGGAGTTTCTCGGTGGGGTGAGCCACCAGACCCCTCACGATCGACGCCACAGCGGGACGCTTATCGCCATCCTGGACAGAGGGGAATGGCGCTATCCCGACTGGCAGTTCGATGCCTCGGGGCCTGACCGTGTCGTTGACGGGCTTCCAGACATCATTCGCGCCCTGCCGGTCGGTACACTGGCCAAGATCCGCTGGCTCAGCGAAGCTAACGACCTCTTCGGGGAGCGTAGCCCGATCGAGGAGCTACGCGCCGGCAACAAGGAACGCGTCTTGTACGAAGCGCAGCGACTGGAAGCCGAGTGATGCCGCCCATCCCCGCTCCACCTCCCACCCCTCTCCCAGGCAAACCGGCGTTTCATCCCCTCGAGGCCGAGCAGGTGATTTACCGGATCTTCAACGCCAAGCGATCGCCGGTGGACTTTCGACCGAAAGGCCCCAGCGATCGCTTTGATCACCACCGTGGCCCCGGTCTTGCGCTCGGATTTGAGCCCCGGGGATGCGATGCCGCGCGCGATCCGGAACGTCGCGTGCTCTACGCGGGGATCGACCTGACTTGTTGCTTGGTAGAGCGCTTTCGGGAGACCAGGGTCATCCAAGGCGGCACCAATGCGCTTGCCAAGCTTCGGGTGACGCGGTCCCTCAAGCTGCTCGACTTGCGCGGCATGGGGACGCTCCGGAACGGGGTGACAGCCGAGATTGCCAAGGAGCCGGACCGGCTGGCGACCCAGGCATGGTCGCGCTACTTCGTGGGTTCAGGCATCTACGGCAACTTGGATGGCATCGTCTGGCCAAGCCGGGTGGTGGACCTGGACACCTTCGTGTTCTTCGAATCCGCCGATGGCGCATTCGAGGTTCTCAGGACGATCCGCCTGAACGACCCGCTCTTACGAGCGCCGATCGATGCGCTCGTCTCCCGAACCGCCTTCGTCCGGGAAACGAATTTCTACTGAGTGCCACGAGCCTGTGGGCAGGACGCGAAGCGCAAAGAGAGCGATCATGGCGAGCGCTTTGCTTACCCCAGACCCCGTTGCAAAAGCGCGCGCTCAAGATTCACGAAAGGGACGCGCTCCTGCTCGAGACGGACGCGATCGGCGATCGCGTCGTCACGCAGTGCTCGA
The DNA window shown above is from Pantanalinema sp. and carries:
- a CDS encoding RES family NAD+ phosphorylase, with amino-acid sequence MIYRIFNAKRSPVDFRPKGPSDRFDHHRGPGLALGFEPRGCDAARDPERRVLYAGIDLTCCLVERFRETRVIQGGTNALAKLRVTRSLKLLDLRGMGTLRNGVTAEIAKEPDRLATQAWSRYFVGSGIYGNLDGIVWPSRVVDLDTFVFFESADGAFEVLRTIRLNDPLLRAPIDALVSRTAFVRETNFY
- a CDS encoding HAMP domain-containing sensor histidine kinase; this encodes MEETRSTGDIAPAVSARITPEDAQYQDVVQRLFTRPEAPGQDMRQPEDRDPFNFNLIANVSHELRTPLSTIAGFGSILDDDSIGSLNPLQRDCVRKILEGSETMLRVVSDLLVFSQLEADAYVLHRTMVAPVETVQAALMAMQPVLDAKHQRLEVKLDLPLPSLYADGDRLVQILSNLLDNASRFTPSGGQIALRCGKEGNDLVIEVTDHGIGMADEHLERIFDRYYQIRDQRAKRTGGTGLGLAIVKRLVELHGGAIAVESAPDRGSRFIVNLPVKRP